From one Anopheles cruzii chromosome 3, idAnoCruzAS_RS32_06, whole genome shotgun sequence genomic stretch:
- the LOC128275099 gene encoding protein NDRG3 isoform X1 codes for MPQSDGGYVSLGGGGGGGGAGGPNSIYNSTTEPQSGSKSVMETVKRVIGTAIGAQDRHVLLERGSAADGPQPYIVSASTNFRDRDKTGKSANARMPSAPAHTAEEARLLGAMPVDPMDDIELRSVQLQYPNQRGSIVGSCDLRRVPTDKGDILVAVQGDTTKPAIVTYHDLGLNYASSFAGFFNFPTMRSLLDNFCVYHVNAPGQEEGAPTFPEDYVYPTFDELGSQLLFVMTHFNLKSIIGFGVGAGANILARFAFVNPDKVGALCLINCSSTAAGWIEWGYQLLNTRNLRTKGMTQGVLDYLMWHHFGRNPEERNLDLVQLYKSNFERSINPVNLAMLIDAYIKRTDLNIARIPAGSPQTATPSLKMPVLNITGALSPHIDDTVTFNGRLTPEKTNWMKISDCGLVLEEQPGKLAEAFRLFLQGEGYAPTFSPHAKYHPATAAAAAAAATAINRNNNNIHNNNDTVSCNQEFDKLNGNVTAGGGGSGGGGGGSSEQHNGDSGGNIGITATANISSSGSACIGGSAAGAAIYENSAAMRAKNGAIRITENPLPENVAC; via the exons ATGCCCCAATCCGACGGAGGGTACGTTTcgcttggcggcggcggtggtggtggtggtgccggtggtcccAACTCGATCTACAACTCGACCACCGAGCCGCAGTCCGGCTCGAAGTCGGTCATGGAAACGGTAAAGCGCGTCATCGGGACGGCCATCGGGGCCCAGGACAGGCACGTCCTGTTGGAGCGCGGCTCCGCGGCCGACGGACCCCAGCCGTACATAGTCAGTGCCAG TACTAATTTCAGGGATCGCGACAAAACCGGCAAATCAGCGAACGCCAGAATGCCATCCGCACCAGCGCACACTGCCGAGGAAGCTCGTCTGCTTGG AGCGATGCCAGTGGACCCGATGGATGACATTGAGTTGCGCTCCGTGCAGCTACAGTACCCGAACCAGCGGGGCTCGATAGTGGGTTCGTGCGATCTGCGTCGTGTGCCGACGGACAAGGGAGACATTCTGGTGGCCGTGCAGGGTGACACAACGAAGCCGGCGATTGTGACGTACCACGATCTGGGATTGAACT ATGCATCGAGCTTTGCCGGGTTCTTCAACTTTCCCACGATGCGCTCGCTGCTGGACAACTTCTGCGTCTACCACGTGAACGCCCCCGGCCAGGAAGAGGGAGCCCCAACGTTCCCGGAAGA CTACGTCTATCCGACGTTCGACGAGCTGGGGTCGCAACTGCTGTTTGTGATGACGCACTTTAATTTGAAGTCCATCATCGGGTTCGGtgtcggagccggagccaacATTCTGGCTCGGTTTGCCTTCGTCAATCCGGATAAG GTTGGTGCACTCTGTCTTATCAACTGCAGCTCCACAGCAGCCGGTTGGATCGAATGGGGCTACCAGTTGCTGAATACGCGTAATCTGCGCACCAAGGGCATGACCCAGGGCGTGCTGGACTACCTGATGTGGCATCACTTCGGTCGGAATCCAGAGGAGCGTAATCTGGATTTGGTGCAG TTGTATAAAAGCAACTTTGAACGTTCGATAAATCCGGTTAACTTGGCCATGTTGATTGATGCGTACATCAAGCGCACCGATTTGAACATTGCCCGCATACCTGCCGGATCGCCACAGACAG CTACCCCATCGCTGAAGATGCCCGTGCTAAACATTACTGGTGCGCTTTCGCCCCACATCGATGACACGGTGACGTTCAACGGTAGACTAACCCCCGAGAAGACTAATTGGATGAAG ATTTCCGATTGCGGCCTGGTACTGGAGGAACAACCCGGCAAGCTGGCCGAAGCGTTCCGACTTTTCCTCCAGGGAGAAGGCTACG CACCGACATTTTCACCGCATGCTAAATACCAtcctgctactgctgctgccgctgctgctgctgcaactgctatcaaccgcaacaacaacaacatccacaacaacaatgacACGGTGTCGTGTAATCAAGAGTTCGACAAGCTGAACGGCAACGTGACCGCCGGAGGAGGCggcagtggtggcggcggcggtggtagctCTGAACAGCACAACGGGGACAGCGGCGGAAACATCGGCATCACAGCAACGGCCAACATCTCCAGCAGCGGAAGTGCGTGCATCGGCGGaagtgccgccggtgccgccattTATGAGAACAGTGCCGCGATGCGGGCCAAGAATGGCGCGATTCGAATAACGGAAAATCCGTTGCCCGAAAACGTGGCGTGCTAG
- the LOC128275099 gene encoding protein NDRG3 isoform X3, with amino-acid sequence MPQSDGGYVSLGGGGGGGGAGGPNSIYNSTTEPQSGSKSVMETVKRVIGTAIGAQDRHVLLERGSAADGPQPYIVSASTNFRDRDKTGKSANARMPSAPAHTAEEARLLGAMPVDPMDDIELRSVQLQYPNQRGSIVGSCDLRRVPTDKGDILVAVQGDTTKPAIVTYHDLGLNYASSFAGFFNFPTMRSLLDNFCVYHVNAPGQEEGAPTFPEDYVYPTFDELGSQLLFVMTHFNLKSIIGFGVGAGANILARFAFVNPDKVGALCLINCSSTAAGWIEWGYQLLNTRNLRTKGMTQGVLDYLMWHHFGRNPEERNLDLVQLYKSNFERSINPVNLAMLIDAYIKRTDLNIARIPAGSPQTATPSLKMPVLNITGALSPHIDDTVTFNGRLTPEKTNWMKISDCGLVLEEQPGKLAEAFRLFLQGEGYVSKKIASPTKAKAPAGV; translated from the exons ATGCCCCAATCCGACGGAGGGTACGTTTcgcttggcggcggcggtggtggtggtggtgccggtggtcccAACTCGATCTACAACTCGACCACCGAGCCGCAGTCCGGCTCGAAGTCGGTCATGGAAACGGTAAAGCGCGTCATCGGGACGGCCATCGGGGCCCAGGACAGGCACGTCCTGTTGGAGCGCGGCTCCGCGGCCGACGGACCCCAGCCGTACATAGTCAGTGCCAG TACTAATTTCAGGGATCGCGACAAAACCGGCAAATCAGCGAACGCCAGAATGCCATCCGCACCAGCGCACACTGCCGAGGAAGCTCGTCTGCTTGG AGCGATGCCAGTGGACCCGATGGATGACATTGAGTTGCGCTCCGTGCAGCTACAGTACCCGAACCAGCGGGGCTCGATAGTGGGTTCGTGCGATCTGCGTCGTGTGCCGACGGACAAGGGAGACATTCTGGTGGCCGTGCAGGGTGACACAACGAAGCCGGCGATTGTGACGTACCACGATCTGGGATTGAACT ATGCATCGAGCTTTGCCGGGTTCTTCAACTTTCCCACGATGCGCTCGCTGCTGGACAACTTCTGCGTCTACCACGTGAACGCCCCCGGCCAGGAAGAGGGAGCCCCAACGTTCCCGGAAGA CTACGTCTATCCGACGTTCGACGAGCTGGGGTCGCAACTGCTGTTTGTGATGACGCACTTTAATTTGAAGTCCATCATCGGGTTCGGtgtcggagccggagccaacATTCTGGCTCGGTTTGCCTTCGTCAATCCGGATAAG GTTGGTGCACTCTGTCTTATCAACTGCAGCTCCACAGCAGCCGGTTGGATCGAATGGGGCTACCAGTTGCTGAATACGCGTAATCTGCGCACCAAGGGCATGACCCAGGGCGTGCTGGACTACCTGATGTGGCATCACTTCGGTCGGAATCCAGAGGAGCGTAATCTGGATTTGGTGCAG TTGTATAAAAGCAACTTTGAACGTTCGATAAATCCGGTTAACTTGGCCATGTTGATTGATGCGTACATCAAGCGCACCGATTTGAACATTGCCCGCATACCTGCCGGATCGCCACAGACAG CTACCCCATCGCTGAAGATGCCCGTGCTAAACATTACTGGTGCGCTTTCGCCCCACATCGATGACACGGTGACGTTCAACGGTAGACTAACCCCCGAGAAGACTAATTGGATGAAG ATTTCCGATTGCGGCCTGGTACTGGAGGAACAACCCGGCAAGCTGGCCGAAGCGTTCCGACTTTTCCTCCAGGGAGAAGGCTACG TCTCGAAGAAAATTGCATCCCCCACTAAAGCAAAGGCACCGGCCGGTGTCTAA
- the LOC128275099 gene encoding protein NDRG3 isoform X2 has product MPQSDGGYVSLGGGGGGGGAGGPNSIYNSTTEPQSGSKSVMETVKRVIGTAIGAQDRHVLLERGSAADGPQPYIVSASTNFRDRDKTGKSANARMPSAPAHTAEEARLLGAMPVDPMDDIELRSVQLQYPNQRGSIVGSCDLRRVPTDKGDILVAVQGDTTKPAIVTYHDLGLNYASSFAGFFNFPTMRSLLDNFCVYHVNAPGQEEGAPTFPEDYVYPTFDELGSQLLFVMTHFNLKSIIGFGVGAGANILARFAFVNPDKVGALCLINCSSTAAGWIEWGYQLLNTRNLRTKGMTQGVLDYLMWHHFGRNPEERNLDLVQLYKSNFERSINPVNLAMLIDAYIKRTDLNIARIPAGSPQTATPSLKMPVLNITGALSPHIDDTVTFNGRLTPEKTNWMKISDCGLVLEEQPGKLAEAFRLFLQGEGYAVGALQKIGKLSRAGTVESLSP; this is encoded by the exons ATGCCCCAATCCGACGGAGGGTACGTTTcgcttggcggcggcggtggtggtggtggtgccggtggtcccAACTCGATCTACAACTCGACCACCGAGCCGCAGTCCGGCTCGAAGTCGGTCATGGAAACGGTAAAGCGCGTCATCGGGACGGCCATCGGGGCCCAGGACAGGCACGTCCTGTTGGAGCGCGGCTCCGCGGCCGACGGACCCCAGCCGTACATAGTCAGTGCCAG TACTAATTTCAGGGATCGCGACAAAACCGGCAAATCAGCGAACGCCAGAATGCCATCCGCACCAGCGCACACTGCCGAGGAAGCTCGTCTGCTTGG AGCGATGCCAGTGGACCCGATGGATGACATTGAGTTGCGCTCCGTGCAGCTACAGTACCCGAACCAGCGGGGCTCGATAGTGGGTTCGTGCGATCTGCGTCGTGTGCCGACGGACAAGGGAGACATTCTGGTGGCCGTGCAGGGTGACACAACGAAGCCGGCGATTGTGACGTACCACGATCTGGGATTGAACT ATGCATCGAGCTTTGCCGGGTTCTTCAACTTTCCCACGATGCGCTCGCTGCTGGACAACTTCTGCGTCTACCACGTGAACGCCCCCGGCCAGGAAGAGGGAGCCCCAACGTTCCCGGAAGA CTACGTCTATCCGACGTTCGACGAGCTGGGGTCGCAACTGCTGTTTGTGATGACGCACTTTAATTTGAAGTCCATCATCGGGTTCGGtgtcggagccggagccaacATTCTGGCTCGGTTTGCCTTCGTCAATCCGGATAAG GTTGGTGCACTCTGTCTTATCAACTGCAGCTCCACAGCAGCCGGTTGGATCGAATGGGGCTACCAGTTGCTGAATACGCGTAATCTGCGCACCAAGGGCATGACCCAGGGCGTGCTGGACTACCTGATGTGGCATCACTTCGGTCGGAATCCAGAGGAGCGTAATCTGGATTTGGTGCAG TTGTATAAAAGCAACTTTGAACGTTCGATAAATCCGGTTAACTTGGCCATGTTGATTGATGCGTACATCAAGCGCACCGATTTGAACATTGCCCGCATACCTGCCGGATCGCCACAGACAG CTACCCCATCGCTGAAGATGCCCGTGCTAAACATTACTGGTGCGCTTTCGCCCCACATCGATGACACGGTGACGTTCAACGGTAGACTAACCCCCGAGAAGACTAATTGGATGAAG ATTTCCGATTGCGGCCTGGTACTGGAGGAACAACCCGGCAAGCTGGCCGAAGCGTTCCGACTTTTCCTCCAGGGAGAAGGCTACG ctGTCGGAGCTTTGCAAAAGATAGGCAAACTGTCTCGCGCGGGCACAGTAGAAAGTTTGTCCCCCTAG
- the LOC128275099 gene encoding protein NDRG3 isoform X6, producing MAAVQMPHIEVPPAMPVDPMDDIELRSVQLQYPNQRGSIVGSCDLRRVPTDKGDILVAVQGDTTKPAIVTYHDLGLNYASSFAGFFNFPTMRSLLDNFCVYHVNAPGQEEGAPTFPEDYVYPTFDELGSQLLFVMTHFNLKSIIGFGVGAGANILARFAFVNPDKVGALCLINCSSTAAGWIEWGYQLLNTRNLRTKGMTQGVLDYLMWHHFGRNPEERNLDLVQLYKSNFERSINPVNLAMLIDAYIKRTDLNIARIPAGSPQTATPSLKMPVLNITGALSPHIDDTVTFNGRLTPEKTNWMKISDCGLVLEEQPGKLAEAFRLFLQGEGYAVGALQKIGKLSRAGTVESLSP from the exons AGCGATGCCAGTGGACCCGATGGATGACATTGAGTTGCGCTCCGTGCAGCTACAGTACCCGAACCAGCGGGGCTCGATAGTGGGTTCGTGCGATCTGCGTCGTGTGCCGACGGACAAGGGAGACATTCTGGTGGCCGTGCAGGGTGACACAACGAAGCCGGCGATTGTGACGTACCACGATCTGGGATTGAACT ATGCATCGAGCTTTGCCGGGTTCTTCAACTTTCCCACGATGCGCTCGCTGCTGGACAACTTCTGCGTCTACCACGTGAACGCCCCCGGCCAGGAAGAGGGAGCCCCAACGTTCCCGGAAGA CTACGTCTATCCGACGTTCGACGAGCTGGGGTCGCAACTGCTGTTTGTGATGACGCACTTTAATTTGAAGTCCATCATCGGGTTCGGtgtcggagccggagccaacATTCTGGCTCGGTTTGCCTTCGTCAATCCGGATAAG GTTGGTGCACTCTGTCTTATCAACTGCAGCTCCACAGCAGCCGGTTGGATCGAATGGGGCTACCAGTTGCTGAATACGCGTAATCTGCGCACCAAGGGCATGACCCAGGGCGTGCTGGACTACCTGATGTGGCATCACTTCGGTCGGAATCCAGAGGAGCGTAATCTGGATTTGGTGCAG TTGTATAAAAGCAACTTTGAACGTTCGATAAATCCGGTTAACTTGGCCATGTTGATTGATGCGTACATCAAGCGCACCGATTTGAACATTGCCCGCATACCTGCCGGATCGCCACAGACAG CTACCCCATCGCTGAAGATGCCCGTGCTAAACATTACTGGTGCGCTTTCGCCCCACATCGATGACACGGTGACGTTCAACGGTAGACTAACCCCCGAGAAGACTAATTGGATGAAG ATTTCCGATTGCGGCCTGGTACTGGAGGAACAACCCGGCAAGCTGGCCGAAGCGTTCCGACTTTTCCTCCAGGGAGAAGGCTACG ctGTCGGAGCTTTGCAAAAGATAGGCAAACTGTCTCGCGCGGGCACAGTAGAAAGTTTGTCCCCCTAG
- the LOC128275099 gene encoding protein NDRG3 isoform X5, translating into MPSAPAHTAEEARLLGAMPVDPMDDIELRSVQLQYPNQRGSIVGSCDLRRVPTDKGDILVAVQGDTTKPAIVTYHDLGLNYASSFAGFFNFPTMRSLLDNFCVYHVNAPGQEEGAPTFPEDYVYPTFDELGSQLLFVMTHFNLKSIIGFGVGAGANILARFAFVNPDKVGALCLINCSSTAAGWIEWGYQLLNTRNLRTKGMTQGVLDYLMWHHFGRNPEERNLDLVQLYKSNFERSINPVNLAMLIDAYIKRTDLNIARIPAGSPQTATPSLKMPVLNITGALSPHIDDTVTFNGRLTPEKTNWMKISDCGLVLEEQPGKLAEAFRLFLQGEGYAVGALQKIGKLSRAGTVESLSP; encoded by the exons ATGCCATCCGCACCAGCGCACACTGCCGAGGAAGCTCGTCTGCTTGG AGCGATGCCAGTGGACCCGATGGATGACATTGAGTTGCGCTCCGTGCAGCTACAGTACCCGAACCAGCGGGGCTCGATAGTGGGTTCGTGCGATCTGCGTCGTGTGCCGACGGACAAGGGAGACATTCTGGTGGCCGTGCAGGGTGACACAACGAAGCCGGCGATTGTGACGTACCACGATCTGGGATTGAACT ATGCATCGAGCTTTGCCGGGTTCTTCAACTTTCCCACGATGCGCTCGCTGCTGGACAACTTCTGCGTCTACCACGTGAACGCCCCCGGCCAGGAAGAGGGAGCCCCAACGTTCCCGGAAGA CTACGTCTATCCGACGTTCGACGAGCTGGGGTCGCAACTGCTGTTTGTGATGACGCACTTTAATTTGAAGTCCATCATCGGGTTCGGtgtcggagccggagccaacATTCTGGCTCGGTTTGCCTTCGTCAATCCGGATAAG GTTGGTGCACTCTGTCTTATCAACTGCAGCTCCACAGCAGCCGGTTGGATCGAATGGGGCTACCAGTTGCTGAATACGCGTAATCTGCGCACCAAGGGCATGACCCAGGGCGTGCTGGACTACCTGATGTGGCATCACTTCGGTCGGAATCCAGAGGAGCGTAATCTGGATTTGGTGCAG TTGTATAAAAGCAACTTTGAACGTTCGATAAATCCGGTTAACTTGGCCATGTTGATTGATGCGTACATCAAGCGCACCGATTTGAACATTGCCCGCATACCTGCCGGATCGCCACAGACAG CTACCCCATCGCTGAAGATGCCCGTGCTAAACATTACTGGTGCGCTTTCGCCCCACATCGATGACACGGTGACGTTCAACGGTAGACTAACCCCCGAGAAGACTAATTGGATGAAG ATTTCCGATTGCGGCCTGGTACTGGAGGAACAACCCGGCAAGCTGGCCGAAGCGTTCCGACTTTTCCTCCAGGGAGAAGGCTACG ctGTCGGAGCTTTGCAAAAGATAGGCAAACTGTCTCGCGCGGGCACAGTAGAAAGTTTGTCCCCCTAG
- the LOC128275099 gene encoding protein NDRG3 isoform X4 — translation MPQSDGGYVSLGGGGGGGGAGGPNSIYNSTTEPQSGSKSVMETVKRVIGTAIGAQDRHVLLERGSAADGPQPYIVSARAMPVDPMDDIELRSVQLQYPNQRGSIVGSCDLRRVPTDKGDILVAVQGDTTKPAIVTYHDLGLNYASSFAGFFNFPTMRSLLDNFCVYHVNAPGQEEGAPTFPEDYVYPTFDELGSQLLFVMTHFNLKSIIGFGVGAGANILARFAFVNPDKVGALCLINCSSTAAGWIEWGYQLLNTRNLRTKGMTQGVLDYLMWHHFGRNPEERNLDLVQLYKSNFERSINPVNLAMLIDAYIKRTDLNIARIPAGSPQTATPSLKMPVLNITGALSPHIDDTVTFNGRLTPEKTNWMKISDCGLVLEEQPGKLAEAFRLFLQGEGYAVGALQKIGKLSRAGTVESLSP, via the exons ATGCCCCAATCCGACGGAGGGTACGTTTcgcttggcggcggcggtggtggtggtggtgccggtggtcccAACTCGATCTACAACTCGACCACCGAGCCGCAGTCCGGCTCGAAGTCGGTCATGGAAACGGTAAAGCGCGTCATCGGGACGGCCATCGGGGCCCAGGACAGGCACGTCCTGTTGGAGCGCGGCTCCGCGGCCGACGGACCCCAGCCGTACATAGTCAGTGCCAG AGCGATGCCAGTGGACCCGATGGATGACATTGAGTTGCGCTCCGTGCAGCTACAGTACCCGAACCAGCGGGGCTCGATAGTGGGTTCGTGCGATCTGCGTCGTGTGCCGACGGACAAGGGAGACATTCTGGTGGCCGTGCAGGGTGACACAACGAAGCCGGCGATTGTGACGTACCACGATCTGGGATTGAACT ATGCATCGAGCTTTGCCGGGTTCTTCAACTTTCCCACGATGCGCTCGCTGCTGGACAACTTCTGCGTCTACCACGTGAACGCCCCCGGCCAGGAAGAGGGAGCCCCAACGTTCCCGGAAGA CTACGTCTATCCGACGTTCGACGAGCTGGGGTCGCAACTGCTGTTTGTGATGACGCACTTTAATTTGAAGTCCATCATCGGGTTCGGtgtcggagccggagccaacATTCTGGCTCGGTTTGCCTTCGTCAATCCGGATAAG GTTGGTGCACTCTGTCTTATCAACTGCAGCTCCACAGCAGCCGGTTGGATCGAATGGGGCTACCAGTTGCTGAATACGCGTAATCTGCGCACCAAGGGCATGACCCAGGGCGTGCTGGACTACCTGATGTGGCATCACTTCGGTCGGAATCCAGAGGAGCGTAATCTGGATTTGGTGCAG TTGTATAAAAGCAACTTTGAACGTTCGATAAATCCGGTTAACTTGGCCATGTTGATTGATGCGTACATCAAGCGCACCGATTTGAACATTGCCCGCATACCTGCCGGATCGCCACAGACAG CTACCCCATCGCTGAAGATGCCCGTGCTAAACATTACTGGTGCGCTTTCGCCCCACATCGATGACACGGTGACGTTCAACGGTAGACTAACCCCCGAGAAGACTAATTGGATGAAG ATTTCCGATTGCGGCCTGGTACTGGAGGAACAACCCGGCAAGCTGGCCGAAGCGTTCCGACTTTTCCTCCAGGGAGAAGGCTACG ctGTCGGAGCTTTGCAAAAGATAGGCAAACTGTCTCGCGCGGGCACAGTAGAAAGTTTGTCCCCCTAG